Proteins encoded by one window of Flavobacterium sp. N502540:
- a CDS encoding beta-ketoacyl synthase N-terminal-like domain-containing protein produces the protein MKKTDIAIVGLSCLFPGAKNAEEFWQNIINKVDSTQVVPADRIDPVHFNDSKEATDRFYCNRGGFIPDYEFDPTAFGILPLAVEGTEPDHLLTLELVQKALEDAGVFRKKVSLERTGIVIGKGNYTGPGATRAIEIVRTGEQIFSLLQELLPEVSSSDIEKIKQAFQERKGRFSADTAMGLIPNLVASLVSNRFNLGGVAFTVDAACASALVAVDHAVQELQRGRSDMMIAGGVHTGQNAAFWSIFSQLGALSHQQQIKPFSEDADGLLIGEGCGFVVLKRLEDAIRDQDKIYAVIKGVGISSDGNGTSVMSPSVKGQLKALEQAWTQANLNKEQIGYLEAHGTGTPLGDKTELQTLAQFFGKEETAARAGIGSVKSNIGHAMPAAGIAGLIKTCLALHHDILPPTLYCENPTASIQDTRFTPIQEAKNWSQAGLPKIAAVNAFGFGGINAHVVLEGYDIPKKDEVLLLARETHEALLSALQDNDTSVGNGDYRIALFDPTPERIQKAIKIVSKNNAWRNKQDIWYTSTPLLQNGGKLAFVFPGLDGLEKGEVETVSRYFGLTAPIETAGEGLLNDALGIFNNCGILDSSLKKLGIYPDMNAGHSLGEWLAGYASDLAEASSVKDLIDVLDPKTFELKDSKFIAIGAGLEEVKPLIEQIPNLYVSNDNCPHQVILCGTNAALQELTPLLKSKQIFHQVLPFQSGFHSPFVADKLDVILAGMEKVQFQKTKIPLWSATTLLPYPADQKSIRKLSAEHLVQPVRFRELTEKLYAEGVRFFIQVGTGGLIGFIDDTLKGSPFSTLASSVANRTALAQLQRVVAALFVEGKVLALDFLDIQNHRKIVPKKGIKLQLGSPIIRDFEAIQNLRKSIHTVQPKKVLTEAKVSHPLVRAFQENIADMIRMQEEVLDVFQNQGEAAVLTPVLTKKQLIDSPFAKTLHVNLDTHPYLIDHSLLRQPKGWLDVADMEPVIPMTMIFELLAEAAQAEQPETKIHKIMNVSVFQWMNVAKPFEKTIKGVWRSNHHAYLDIENFANAEVFLTASHPPQPAFDLSVGERLPIERTPLEIYEKHMFHGEKYQGITVVSAVGKKGITGQIKGNGGKGSLLDNAGQLFGLWLQLTLTKDRIAFPVKIKQIEFFEDMHDQDGVFECTCILTELNDEFAIADIVLQRDGKVWCAIKGWQNRRLEIDEPLWNVSMSPLHNRLSEEIAPQVFFFHQAYSRVSSWDFILKRYFNQREKQYYQELLPNRRKNWMVSRVAVKDAVRQVLSEKKNQPSYPITFEIYSDKAGKPHLKGNATEQIQISLAHKGKDAVAIARHDKPVGIDMEIIAERSPEFYQLVFTDTESALLEERDQAEWTTRFWVAKEAYGKLLGTGLKGNPKRHEVTCIQGDHLWIDQIEIKTIKHLNYIIGWTL, from the coding sequence ATGAAAAAAACAGATATTGCTATTGTAGGTTTATCCTGCCTGTTTCCTGGTGCAAAAAATGCAGAGGAATTCTGGCAGAATATCATCAATAAAGTCGACTCCACGCAAGTTGTTCCGGCAGATCGAATCGATCCTGTTCACTTTAACGACAGCAAAGAAGCTACGGACCGCTTTTATTGTAATCGTGGCGGGTTTATTCCTGATTATGAATTCGATCCTACAGCATTTGGTATTTTACCTCTTGCCGTTGAAGGTACTGAACCCGACCATCTATTAACACTCGAACTCGTTCAAAAAGCATTAGAAGACGCAGGTGTATTCCGAAAAAAAGTTTCATTGGAACGAACCGGAATTGTCATCGGAAAAGGGAATTATACAGGTCCCGGAGCTACACGCGCCATTGAAATTGTACGTACTGGCGAACAGATATTCTCACTTTTACAAGAACTATTGCCGGAGGTATCTTCTTCAGATATTGAAAAAATAAAACAGGCCTTTCAGGAACGTAAAGGGCGATTTTCAGCAGATACCGCCATGGGGTTAATCCCCAACCTTGTGGCCTCATTAGTCTCCAACCGATTCAATCTTGGAGGCGTTGCTTTCACCGTTGATGCGGCCTGTGCAAGTGCTCTTGTAGCCGTAGACCATGCCGTACAAGAGTTGCAGCGTGGCCGAAGCGATATGATGATTGCCGGAGGAGTTCATACCGGTCAAAATGCTGCATTTTGGAGCATATTCAGCCAATTGGGAGCATTATCACATCAACAGCAAATCAAGCCCTTTAGCGAAGATGCAGACGGATTGCTCATTGGAGAAGGCTGTGGTTTCGTTGTCCTAAAACGCTTGGAAGACGCGATACGCGATCAGGATAAAATTTATGCCGTTATTAAAGGAGTTGGTATCAGCAGTGATGGCAATGGAACAAGCGTGATGAGCCCTTCTGTAAAAGGCCAGTTAAAAGCATTGGAACAAGCGTGGACACAGGCCAATTTAAATAAAGAACAAATTGGCTATCTGGAAGCTCATGGCACGGGAACTCCCTTAGGGGATAAAACAGAACTGCAAACTCTGGCTCAATTTTTTGGCAAAGAAGAAACCGCTGCACGTGCCGGTATAGGATCAGTCAAATCCAATATAGGACACGCCATGCCTGCTGCCGGAATAGCGGGTTTAATCAAGACTTGTCTGGCCCTTCATCACGACATATTGCCGCCTACCTTATATTGTGAAAACCCAACTGCCTCTATACAAGACACCAGATTTACACCGATTCAGGAAGCTAAGAACTGGTCACAAGCCGGTTTACCCAAAATCGCAGCAGTAAATGCATTTGGATTTGGAGGGATCAACGCCCACGTAGTTCTGGAGGGTTATGATATTCCCAAAAAAGACGAAGTATTGTTGCTTGCAAGGGAAACCCATGAAGCGCTACTTTCGGCACTTCAGGATAACGATACCTCTGTAGGAAATGGAGATTATCGTATTGCACTTTTTGATCCAACACCCGAACGCATTCAAAAAGCAATCAAAATTGTATCCAAAAATAATGCCTGGCGCAATAAACAAGATATTTGGTACACCTCTACTCCCCTTTTACAAAATGGCGGTAAACTAGCTTTTGTATTCCCGGGATTAGACGGTTTAGAAAAAGGCGAAGTTGAAACTGTCAGTCGATATTTTGGATTGACAGCACCTATAGAAACAGCTGGTGAAGGACTGCTGAACGACGCATTAGGTATTTTTAACAATTGTGGTATACTGGACAGTTCCTTAAAAAAATTGGGAATCTATCCGGATATGAATGCCGGACATAGTTTAGGAGAATGGTTAGCGGGATATGCTTCAGATTTGGCCGAAGCCAGTTCTGTCAAGGATTTGATCGATGTTCTTGATCCGAAAACATTTGAACTAAAAGATTCTAAATTCATTGCTATTGGAGCAGGTCTTGAAGAGGTAAAGCCATTGATTGAACAAATTCCTAACCTCTATGTTTCCAATGATAATTGTCCACATCAGGTCATCCTGTGTGGTACAAATGCGGCACTTCAGGAATTGACTCCTTTATTAAAATCAAAACAGATATTCCACCAGGTTTTACCGTTTCAATCCGGTTTCCATTCTCCATTTGTTGCAGATAAACTGGATGTGATCTTAGCCGGTATGGAAAAAGTTCAATTCCAAAAAACAAAAATTCCGTTGTGGTCAGCCACTACGCTCCTGCCTTATCCGGCAGATCAGAAGTCTATCCGTAAATTAAGCGCCGAACATTTGGTGCAGCCTGTAAGATTCCGGGAACTAACCGAAAAACTTTATGCCGAAGGAGTTCGTTTCTTTATTCAGGTAGGTACGGGAGGATTAATCGGTTTTATTGATGATACGCTAAAAGGAAGCCCTTTCAGTACCCTTGCCTCAAGTGTTGCCAATCGAACAGCACTTGCTCAGCTGCAACGGGTAGTAGCCGCATTATTTGTAGAAGGCAAAGTCCTGGCGCTCGATTTTTTAGACATCCAAAATCACAGAAAAATAGTCCCTAAAAAAGGCATAAAATTGCAATTAGGATCACCTATTATTCGTGATTTTGAAGCCATCCAAAACTTACGAAAATCGATCCATACAGTACAACCTAAAAAGGTTTTAACGGAAGCAAAAGTAAGTCATCCATTGGTCCGTGCCTTTCAGGAAAATATCGCCGATATGATCCGAATGCAGGAAGAAGTATTGGACGTCTTTCAAAATCAGGGAGAAGCCGCTGTTTTAACACCTGTTTTAACGAAAAAACAACTGATCGACAGTCCTTTTGCAAAAACACTGCACGTCAATTTAGATACGCATCCTTATCTGATTGATCACAGCCTTTTACGACAACCCAAAGGCTGGTTGGATGTGGCAGATATGGAACCCGTGATTCCAATGACCATGATCTTTGAATTACTGGCAGAAGCAGCACAAGCAGAGCAGCCGGAAACCAAAATTCACAAGATTATGAACGTCAGTGTATTTCAATGGATGAACGTTGCCAAGCCTTTTGAAAAAACAATAAAAGGCGTCTGGCGCTCCAACCATCACGCCTATCTGGACATAGAGAATTTTGCCAATGCAGAGGTATTTTTAACAGCATCACATCCGCCACAACCTGCTTTTGATCTGTCTGTGGGCGAACGATTGCCTATTGAGCGAACTCCTTTGGAAATCTATGAGAAACATATGTTTCATGGAGAAAAATATCAGGGTATTACGGTTGTATCAGCTGTTGGAAAGAAAGGTATTACAGGGCAAATAAAAGGTAATGGCGGTAAAGGTTCCTTATTGGATAATGCCGGACAATTATTTGGATTGTGGCTGCAACTTACCTTAACCAAAGACCGCATTGCTTTTCCGGTCAAAATCAAACAAATTGAATTCTTCGAAGATATGCACGATCAGGACGGTGTGTTTGAGTGTACCTGTATACTGACTGAATTAAACGATGAATTTGCTATCGCCGACATTGTACTGCAAAGAGACGGAAAAGTTTGGTGTGCGATAAAAGGATGGCAAAACCGAAGATTAGAAATTGACGAACCTTTATGGAATGTTTCCATGTCTCCACTCCATAACCGTCTGTCAGAAGAAATTGCCCCACAAGTCTTTTTCTTTCATCAGGCCTACTCACGCGTAAGTTCCTGGGACTTTATACTGAAACGTTATTTCAATCAAAGAGAAAAACAATACTATCAGGAGCTCCTGCCCAACCGCAGAAAAAACTGGATGGTGAGCCGTGTAGCAGTAAAAGATGCCGTACGACAGGTGCTGAGTGAAAAGAAAAATCAGCCCAGTTATCCTATCACCTTTGAGATTTATTCTGATAAAGCAGGCAAACCTCATCTTAAAGGTAATGCTACAGAACAGATTCAGATCTCACTGGCACATAAAGGAAA
- a CDS encoding type I polyketide synthase has translation MKNSTIIGLTPFEKPDVNLMSQLFQAGAFPVLSLGHDIEIAQEALHQLDGNSIPSYGIYLTSDRLTSLQLPEQVSLAILPFGISVEIYPNVSRIYQVTNLEQAREAEQLGAVGIIVKGNEAAGLVGYESTFVLFQRVIQEIKTIPVWVQGGIGLHTAAAAKALGAKGIVLDSQLALYPESSVPQELKNLCSKLNGTETKIIAQHRVLVRPNSPVLSENVSIKELGQYFNDLDPEKSYIPMGQDIALATDLYENFKTLKKLIFGFKEALYGHLKQAKASQIIDQNNPLAKQLGLRYPIAQGPMTRVSDVPAFANAVAETGALPFIALSLLKGEQAKALVTETKQLAGDKTWGVGILGFAPQELREEQTAYILEAKPPVVLIAGGRPAQAKVFEKAGITTFLHVPSPALLDIFLKEDAKNFIFEGRECGGHVGPLSSTVLWEKQIERILKEDQPENISVFFAGGIHDAFSTAFVSIMAAPLAARGVKVGVLMGTAYLYTKEAVSAGAIQQEFQQQAMQAKDTVLLETAPGHETRCLNTPFASHFDNEKKKLLALGMDKKQIWEQLEKLNVGRLRIAAKGIDRQGDALVTVPKNQQLDLGMYMIGQVATMHNQVITLESLHHNVAIENQKYIQQAALPEKPSSTEKALDIAIIGMECVFPGAKNLAEYWRNIILGKDCVTEVPEERWNKDIYYQPDSNGSDISHSKWGGFIPKIDFDPLEFGIPPQSLAAIEPTQLLTLLVAKRAMEDAGYGEKQINRENISVIIGAEGGNDLANSYSFRGYYKQVFGELHEEVEKAFPHTTEDSFPGILANVIAGRITNRLDLGGRNFTVDAACASSIAAIDLACQELILGKSDMVLTGGADLHNGINDYLMFSSTHALSRKGRCATFDSAADGIALGEGVAILVLKRYEDALRDGDRIYSVIKGVGGSSDGKALGLTAPRKIGQVRALERAYDQAGISAATVGLVEAHGTGTVVGDKTELTALTNLFLKSGALPSQTHLGSVKTQIGHTKCAAGLAGLIKATMAVYHGVKPPTLHLQQPNAYFNAHTSPFAFHAKTGLWSEKERYAGISAFGFGGTNFHMVIENHPQKEEAAILQSWSSELFVFRGDNYDAAKIQLEQVKTLLQINDSLSLKDIAYSLAVGSEKPIQLSIVADTAEDLVMKIELLLTGIESKDIFMVNKRAGKTAFLFPGQGSQNIHMARDLFVLFPALRKIISQYPDLEKVVFPAATFDTATLKKQKETIKDTRLAQPLLGIVDLALAQLLQSFGIIPDMVAGHSYGELPALCFAGVFNEQQLVELSSKRAQSILDAITDGDPGAMVAVNIDADRLKTILNQHQDCYPVNYNSPTQCVVAGSTAAIDKFMEALKNERISAKKLEVACAFHSPLVSKSKDLYADVLKEIPFQEMQIPVWSNTTAALYPSAVSDIKTQLTDHLVQPVHFVDEIQAMYADGARIFIEVGPGKILTGLTKACLNQEELILHVEDNNHNSLTHLLCMLAQYLGTGRTFNLNKLFEDRHANLIQINQPDLYQKSPTIWRVNGQAAHPTTGTLPAHGALPIVTPIQMTNSKIIQTPDTQPAAEQVLQEYLNSMKMLIQAQRDVMLSFLGQQQLNPIPVYAAPVENKTAHQLAATVIPNDKPIAKVTLQVPSRDIKSLLLTVVCEKTGYPKEMLGMEMDLEADLSIDSIKRVEIIGALRNELGILSSDHENDDSVMEQLAALKTLNGLAAWLTEYTDTFNSVATKVELSPASPVAADKTTVTLAELQTAILDIVSEKTGYPKEMLGLDLDLEADLSIDSIKRMEIISDLKNKIGFGDDKEQADDLMEKLAAIKTLNGLAAWISEMSTTDPVQSLLTRLRFDLVPTLISEAQNTEILKGKRFAIVPDNGTQTLAIKTILEQYGAITELVHAEQDLPLFDGLIITDIYSAIVKHSIIDHVGLIKKMNLEKAQWIYLISDIPAHVEELKDTRALRHYQGYPGLFKSLAREFEQTSFRLISLNTPQEVDQIAEITLHEILTTDQSVEVIYRNNQRYKVEIIPSPMLTALDQAHIELDQKSVVLVLGGGQGITAELVKHMSATYPCTYVLVGRSTDPREVITDSKAVELMESKEEIRSYLIKTGNFNAPSQIEKETLRIFKNNQILRTIRHMEELGNKVVYQSLDVCDEEGLTQLIHDIYKQYGQLDGVIHGAGLLEDKLFKQKTTSSFERVFDTKVKPLRVLAEQLRSDCQFVVLFSSIASVYGNKGQTDYAAANSVLDDYAKALNKRLKGKVISINWGPWKGAGMVSSTLESEYERRGISLIPLEEGKELFLNEIKYGTESQVLIMSGKNW, from the coding sequence ATGAAAAATTCTACTATTATAGGATTAACGCCTTTTGAAAAGCCTGACGTCAACCTAATGTCTCAATTATTTCAGGCCGGAGCATTCCCCGTATTAAGTCTAGGACATGATATCGAAATCGCTCAGGAAGCATTACATCAACTTGATGGGAACAGTATACCTTCCTACGGTATATATCTTACCAGTGACAGGCTAACATCTCTTCAACTGCCCGAGCAGGTAAGCCTTGCGATCCTTCCATTTGGGATCTCAGTAGAAATTTATCCCAACGTATCACGAATTTATCAGGTAACTAACCTTGAACAAGCCAGAGAAGCCGAACAACTGGGAGCTGTTGGAATTATTGTAAAAGGAAACGAAGCTGCGGGATTAGTTGGTTATGAATCCACATTTGTTCTCTTTCAGCGTGTCATACAAGAAATCAAGACCATACCTGTATGGGTACAAGGAGGAATAGGTCTTCATACCGCTGCTGCCGCAAAAGCACTTGGCGCAAAAGGTATTGTATTGGACAGTCAATTGGCATTATATCCCGAAAGTTCCGTTCCTCAGGAACTCAAAAATCTCTGTTCGAAATTAAATGGAACAGAAACCAAGATCATCGCCCAGCATCGCGTATTGGTTAGACCTAATTCGCCTGTTTTATCTGAAAATGTTTCTATAAAAGAGTTGGGGCAATACTTTAATGACCTCGACCCTGAAAAAAGTTACATTCCGATGGGGCAAGACATTGCTTTAGCAACAGATTTGTATGAAAATTTCAAAACGCTGAAAAAATTGATTTTTGGATTTAAAGAAGCTCTATATGGTCATCTGAAACAAGCAAAAGCATCTCAAATTATTGATCAAAACAATCCATTAGCCAAACAACTTGGTCTGCGTTACCCGATCGCACAAGGTCCAATGACCCGTGTGAGTGATGTTCCGGCATTTGCCAATGCGGTAGCCGAAACAGGAGCTTTGCCTTTTATAGCTCTTTCCTTACTCAAAGGGGAACAAGCAAAGGCATTAGTCACAGAAACTAAACAATTGGCCGGCGATAAAACCTGGGGTGTAGGGATATTAGGCTTTGCACCACAAGAATTGCGGGAAGAGCAAACCGCCTATATCCTTGAAGCCAAACCTCCCGTAGTATTGATCGCTGGAGGTAGGCCTGCACAAGCTAAAGTATTTGAAAAAGCCGGTATAACCACATTTCTACATGTCCCTTCGCCTGCGCTATTGGATATTTTCCTAAAAGAAGACGCCAAAAATTTCATTTTTGAAGGCCGGGAATGTGGCGGACATGTTGGCCCGCTCTCCAGTACAGTGCTTTGGGAAAAACAAATCGAACGTATCTTAAAAGAAGATCAGCCGGAAAACATAAGTGTATTTTTTGCCGGTGGAATTCATGATGCTTTTTCCACTGCCTTTGTATCTATCATGGCTGCCCCTCTGGCTGCCCGCGGTGTAAAGGTGGGCGTATTGATGGGAACAGCTTATTTATATACAAAGGAAGCTGTGAGTGCAGGTGCAATTCAGCAAGAGTTTCAGCAACAAGCGATGCAGGCCAAAGATACTGTTCTGTTGGAAACCGCACCAGGTCACGAAACCCGTTGTTTGAATACTCCATTCGCCTCACATTTCGACAATGAAAAGAAAAAGTTACTAGCCCTTGGAATGGACAAAAAGCAAATTTGGGAACAGCTTGAAAAACTGAACGTAGGACGTCTCCGAATTGCCGCAAAAGGCATTGATCGTCAAGGTGATGCACTTGTAACTGTACCTAAAAACCAACAACTTGATTTAGGTATGTATATGATTGGGCAGGTAGCCACCATGCACAATCAGGTGATTACACTGGAATCACTTCATCATAACGTTGCTATCGAAAATCAAAAATATATTCAACAGGCAGCACTGCCAGAAAAACCTTCATCAACCGAAAAAGCCCTCGATATAGCTATCATAGGTATGGAATGCGTGTTCCCAGGCGCCAAAAATTTAGCAGAATACTGGCGGAACATCATTCTTGGAAAAGACTGCGTTACTGAAGTACCGGAGGAGCGATGGAATAAAGACATCTACTATCAGCCTGATTCTAATGGTTCTGATATATCACATTCAAAATGGGGCGGTTTTATTCCAAAAATAGATTTTGACCCTCTAGAATTTGGCATTCCGCCACAATCACTTGCAGCGATAGAGCCAACGCAGCTTTTAACTTTACTCGTTGCCAAACGTGCAATGGAAGATGCGGGTTATGGTGAAAAACAAATCAACAGAGAAAATATATCGGTTATCATTGGTGCTGAAGGTGGAAACGACCTTGCCAACAGTTACAGTTTCAGAGGTTATTACAAACAGGTTTTTGGAGAGCTTCACGAAGAAGTAGAAAAAGCATTCCCGCACACCACCGAGGATTCGTTTCCGGGTATATTAGCCAATGTTATCGCCGGCAGAATCACCAACCGTCTGGATCTGGGGGGAAGAAATTTTACGGTAGATGCTGCCTGTGCTTCATCAATAGCTGCTATTGATCTGGCATGTCAGGAACTGATACTAGGTAAATCGGACATGGTACTTACCGGAGGTGCAGACTTGCATAATGGGATCAACGATTATCTGATGTTTTCCAGTACACACGCCCTCTCTCGCAAAGGACGCTGCGCAACATTTGACAGTGCTGCCGACGGTATTGCGCTGGGCGAAGGCGTCGCTATTTTAGTCTTAAAACGATATGAAGATGCCCTGCGTGATGGTGACCGTATTTATTCGGTTATTAAAGGTGTCGGAGGATCCAGCGACGGTAAAGCCCTTGGTCTTACTGCACCGCGAAAAATCGGTCAGGTACGCGCACTAGAGCGTGCCTATGATCAGGCTGGTATCAGTGCCGCTACAGTTGGTTTAGTTGAAGCTCATGGTACCGGAACAGTGGTAGGAGATAAAACGGAGCTTACGGCACTCACCAATCTATTTCTAAAATCTGGAGCTTTACCGTCTCAGACCCATCTTGGATCTGTAAAAACTCAAATTGGGCATACCAAATGTGCTGCCGGTCTGGCCGGACTTATCAAAGCCACGATGGCCGTATACCACGGAGTAAAACCTCCTACCCTTCATCTCCAACAACCCAATGCCTACTTCAATGCCCATACAAGTCCTTTTGCTTTTCATGCAAAAACAGGATTATGGTCCGAAAAAGAACGTTATGCAGGTATTAGTGCCTTTGGGTTTGGTGGTACCAATTTTCATATGGTAATCGAAAATCATCCACAAAAAGAAGAAGCCGCCATTCTACAATCCTGGTCCTCCGAATTATTCGTCTTCCGGGGAGATAATTATGATGCAGCCAAAATTCAATTGGAACAGGTAAAAACTTTATTGCAAATCAATGATAGTTTATCTTTAAAAGACATTGCCTACAGCTTAGCCGTGGGTTCAGAAAAACCGATTCAATTGAGCATTGTTGCAGATACAGCCGAAGATCTGGTAATGAAAATCGAATTGCTGTTAACGGGCATTGAAAGTAAAGATATTTTTATGGTCAACAAACGAGCGGGTAAAACTGCCTTTTTGTTTCCCGGACAAGGCAGCCAAAACATTCATATGGCACGAGATCTGTTCGTGCTGTTTCCTGCCCTGCGAAAAATCATATCACAATATCCTGATTTAGAAAAAGTGGTCTTCCCCGCAGCCACATTTGATACGGCAACGTTAAAAAAACAAAAAGAAACCATTAAGGACACACGTCTCGCACAACCTCTGTTAGGTATTGTAGATCTAGCCTTAGCTCAATTATTACAGTCATTCGGTATTATACCTGATATGGTAGCAGGACATAGTTATGGAGAGTTACCGGCTTTATGTTTTGCTGGTGTATTTAACGAACAACAGTTGGTTGAACTCAGCAGCAAACGTGCGCAATCTATTCTAGATGCCATTACAGATGGTGATCCCGGAGCTATGGTAGCCGTAAACATTGATGCAGATCGTTTGAAGACAATTCTTAACCAACATCAGGACTGCTATCCGGTCAATTACAATTCACCTACTCAATGCGTTGTTGCCGGAAGTACTGCAGCCATTGATAAATTCATGGAGGCACTTAAAAACGAGCGCATCTCAGCCAAAAAACTAGAGGTTGCCTGTGCCTTTCACAGTCCTTTGGTGAGCAAATCCAAAGATTTGTATGCCGATGTTCTGAAAGAAATTCCTTTTCAGGAAATGCAGATTCCGGTTTGGTCCAACACTACAGCAGCCTTATACCCAAGTGCGGTATCTGATATTAAAACACAATTGACCGATCACTTGGTTCAACCCGTGCATTTTGTTGACGAAATCCAGGCCATGTATGCCGATGGAGCAAGAATATTTATTGAAGTAGGTCCCGGAAAAATATTAACCGGACTAACAAAGGCCTGTCTCAATCAAGAGGAACTGATACTACATGTTGAGGATAACAATCACAACAGTCTCACCCATCTCCTTTGTATGTTGGCACAGTACCTTGGAACTGGCCGCACCTTTAATCTAAATAAACTTTTTGAAGACAGACACGCAAATTTAATCCAAATCAATCAACCGGATCTTTATCAAAAAAGTCCAACGATTTGGCGTGTAAATGGACAAGCCGCTCATCCAACCACAGGTACATTACCTGCTCATGGTGCATTACCTATCGTAACTCCTATTCAAATGACAAACTCCAAGATCATCCAGACACCAGACACACAGCCTGCCGCAGAACAGGTACTACAGGAATATTTAAACAGTATGAAAATGCTGATCCAGGCGCAGCGAGATGTCATGCTTTCCTTCTTAGGACAACAACAGCTAAATCCTATCCCCGTTTATGCTGCTCCGGTAGAAAATAAGACGGCTCATCAATTGGCAGCAACCGTAATTCCGAACGATAAACCGATAGCTAAAGTAACACTGCAAGTGCCTTCAAGAGATATCAAATCTTTGTTGTTAACAGTGGTATGCGAAAAAACGGGCTATCCGAAAGAAATGTTAGGAATGGAAATGGATCTGGAAGCTGACCTCAGTATCGATTCTATCAAAAGAGTTGAAATCATCGGCGCGCTTCGCAACGAGCTTGGTATACTTAGCAGTGATCATGAAAATGACGACTCAGTTATGGAGCAGCTGGCAGCCTTAAAAACTTTAAATGGTCTCGCCGCCTGGCTTACGGAATACACCGATACCTTCAATTCAGTTGCAACAAAAGTTGAATTATCACCTGCATCACCTGTAGCAGCAGATAAAACCACTGTAACACTTGCAGAACTGCAAACTGCCATTTTAGATATTGTTAGTGAAAAGACCGGCTATCCGAAAGAAATGTTAGGACTGGATCTGGATCTCGAAGCCGATTTAAGTATAGATTCCATTAAACGAATGGAAATTATCAGCGATCTGAAAAACAAAATCGGATTTGGTGATGACAAGGAGCAGGCTGATGATCTTATGGAAAAATTAGCCGCCATAAAAACGCTAAATGGTTTAGCTGCCTGGATAAGTGAAATGAGCACAACTGACCCCGTACAAAGTTTATTGACACGCCTGCGGTTTGATTTAGTACCAACCCTTATTTCCGAAGCACAAAACACCGAAATCCTTAAAGGAAAACGATTTGCAATAGTTCCGGACAATGGAACACAAACATTGGCCATTAAAACGATATTGGAACAATACGGTGCAATCACTGAATTGGTTCATGCAGAACAAGATCTGCCCCTCTTTGATGGACTGATTATTACCGATATATACTCAGCCATTGTGAAGCATAGTATTATCGACCACGTTGGTCTCATTAAAAAGATGAATCTTGAGAAAGCGCAATGGATTTATTTGATCTCAGATATCCCGGCACATGTTGAAGAATTAAAAGATACCCGTGCATTACGTCATTATCAAGGTTATCCCGGTTTATTCAAAAGTTTAGCCCGTGAGTTTGAACAAACCAGCTTCAGACTGATCAGTCTCAATACTCCACAGGAAGTAGACCAAATAGCCGAAATTACTTTACACGAGATCCTGACAACAGACCAATCAGTTGAAGTGATTTACAGAAACAATCAACGCTATAAAGTCGAAATAATACCTTCACCCATGTTAACAGCTCTTGATCAGGCACATATCGAATTGGATCAAAAATCGGTTGTTTTAGTCCTTGGCGGAGGACAGGGGATTACTGCGGAACTGGTCAAACACATGTCCGCCACTTATCCGTGTACCTATGTTCTTGTGGGCAGATCAACAGACCCGAGAGAAGTTATTACCGATTCAAAAGCAGTAGAGCTGATGGAATCGAAAGAAGAAATCAGAAGCTATCTGATTAAAACCGGTAATTTCAATGCTCCGTCTCAAATTGAAAAAGAGACCTTACGAATTTTCAAAAACAATCAAATTCTGCGTACCATTCGGCACATGGAAGAATTGGGAAATAAAGTAGTCTATCAATCCTTAGATGTTTGCGATGAAGAGGGCTTGACTCAGCTGATCCATGATATTTATAAGCAATATGGACAATTGGACGGTGTCATTCATGGCGCAGGTCTTTTGGAAGACAAACTTTTCAAACAGAAAACCACCAGTTCTTTTGAACGTGTCTTTGATACAAAAGTAAAACCCTTACGTGTGCTAGCGGAACAATTGCGCTCAGATTGCCAATTTGTAGTTTTATTTTCAAGCATTGCTTCCGTGTATGGCAACAAAGGACAAACGGATTATGCCGCAGCCAATAGTGTATTGGATGATTATGCCAAGGCCTTAAACAAAAGGCTGAAAGGAAAAGTAATCTCGATCAACTGGGGGCCATGGAAAGGCGCGGGAATGGTTTCCTCTACATTGGAAAGTGAGTACGAACGCCGCGGAATTTCGTTGATCCCATTAGAAGAAGGGAAAGAACTGTTTCTGAACGAAATCAAATATGGAACAGAAAGTCAGGTATTAATCATGTCCGGTAAAAATTGGTAA